From Cannabis sativa cultivar Pink pepper isolate KNU-18-1 chromosome 8, ASM2916894v1, whole genome shotgun sequence, a single genomic window includes:
- the LOC115698674 gene encoding uncharacterized protein LOC115698674, whose product MLPGEFTGLYYLPVSPDDHHHQNPISLPIQPNFNNVNIISPNCTSNNVMDPIFHLNSQFLNANLPNYPPPQTTSSATTLSNNSTTSDEAEEMNYHNNNSEQLRIVIDERRQRRMISNRESARRSRMRKQKHLDELWSQVVRLRTENHNLIDKLNNMSESHDRVLQENSRLKEEASDLRQMLTALQIGSPNNYNDAVLRTTSIHDQDDDDDNGGDHDDDHHNLDHEGMVDRNNNNNDLNRNHNHRHHHNNNEIKLPCNAAHLRAEISSTNIATSVDLLH is encoded by the coding sequence atgcttccaggagagttcaCAGGGCTCTACTATCTCCCAGTCTCACCTGATGATCATCATCACCAAAACCCTATCAGCCTCCCAATACAACCAAACTTCAACAACGTCAACATCATCTCTCCTAATTGTACCTCTAACAACGTCATGGACCCAATTTTCCATCTCAACTCACAATTCTTGAACGCCAATTTACCAAACTACCCTCCTCCTCAAACGACGTCGTCCGCCACTACTCTCAGCAACAACTCCACCACCTCCGACGAAGCAGAGGAGATGAACTACCATAATAACAACAGCGAACAGCTGAGGATCGTCATCGACGAGCGGAGGCAGCGGCGGATGATATCGAACCGGGAGTCGGCTAGGCGGTCCAGGATGAGGAAGCAGAAGCACCTGGACGAGCTGTGGTCCCAGGTGGTTCGTCTCCGCACCGAGAACCATAACCTAATCGATAAGCTCAACAACATGTCCGAGTCCCACGACCGAGTCTTACAGGAGAACTCTCGTCTCAAAGAAGAAGCCTCTGACCTTCGTCAAATGTTGACTGCTCTCCAGATCGGAAGTCCTAACAATTACAACGACGCCGTTTTGAGAACTACTTCTATTCATGATCAAGACGACGACGACGATAACGGTGGTGATCATGACGATGATCACCATAATCTTGATCATGAGGGTATGGTGGatcgtaataataataataatgatcttAACCGTAATCACAATCATCGTCACCATCACAACAATAATGAGATTAAACTTCCCTGCAACGCGGCTCATCTTAGAGCTGAGATCTCCTCCACTAATATTGCTACTTCGGTTGATTTGCTTCATTga